In the genome of Mycobacterium kansasii ATCC 12478, one region contains:
- a CDS encoding aromatic ring-hydroxylating oxygenase subunit alpha, with translation MVNTEVNWTPLPVPWAVQTADRIPKQRYYDADFYALEAEKFWPRVWQMACRLEEIPQPGDFVEYQILDESIIVVRVDADNVRAYHNACRHRGVKLVEGNGSRRTFVCPFHGWCWAIDGRNIYVARPEVFGEHNLCPQDLQLVSVRCELWGGCAWINLDDAAPALRACLEPFASIYDAWKVESLRTEWWQSCLLPVNWKLATAAFMEGYHVPQTHPQLLPSAQTTGSPATHPVIAASLYFMRTLGAGMGGMTHDNDIRIAEGLQNIELPDDPAEAMTAWRSRLNDAVVAWHRARGCDIPDLNELARRGIVDAIGFGFPHYFLLPQYSSASSYRIRPLGPEETLFEIWSLTRIPPEQVTGKPRPPEAKAPDDPSWPPIPAQDFSNLPRQQKGLHSKGFEYMRLSNQIEGLISNFERVVDGFLAGLPYDKLVPAITQTNTTIDVPIADLGFTAGVSATQ, from the coding sequence ATGGTGAACACCGAGGTGAACTGGACACCGCTGCCGGTGCCATGGGCGGTCCAGACCGCCGACCGAATCCCCAAGCAGCGCTACTACGACGCCGATTTCTACGCGCTGGAGGCCGAGAAGTTCTGGCCGCGCGTGTGGCAGATGGCCTGTCGGCTCGAAGAGATCCCCCAGCCGGGCGACTTCGTGGAGTACCAGATCCTCGACGAGTCGATCATCGTGGTGCGGGTGGATGCCGACAACGTGCGGGCCTACCACAACGCCTGCCGGCACCGCGGGGTAAAGCTGGTGGAGGGCAACGGATCCCGACGCACCTTCGTGTGCCCCTTCCATGGCTGGTGCTGGGCCATCGACGGACGCAACATCTATGTGGCCCGGCCGGAGGTGTTCGGCGAGCACAATCTGTGCCCGCAGGATCTTCAGCTGGTGTCGGTCCGGTGCGAACTGTGGGGCGGGTGCGCGTGGATCAACCTCGACGACGCAGCACCCGCGTTGCGTGCCTGCCTGGAGCCCTTCGCCTCGATCTACGACGCCTGGAAGGTCGAATCGCTGCGCACCGAGTGGTGGCAGTCCTGTCTGCTGCCGGTGAACTGGAAGCTGGCCACCGCAGCGTTCATGGAGGGCTATCACGTGCCGCAGACCCATCCGCAGCTGCTGCCGTCGGCGCAGACCACGGGTTCGCCCGCCACACACCCAGTCATCGCCGCCAGCCTGTATTTCATGCGAACGCTCGGCGCCGGGATGGGCGGCATGACTCACGACAACGACATCCGCATCGCCGAAGGACTGCAGAACATCGAGCTACCGGACGATCCCGCCGAGGCGATGACGGCTTGGCGCAGCCGGCTCAATGACGCCGTCGTCGCCTGGCATCGCGCGCGGGGATGCGATATCCCCGACCTCAACGAGTTGGCCCGCCGCGGCATCGTCGACGCGATCGGGTTCGGTTTCCCGCATTATTTTCTGTTGCCGCAATACAGCAGCGCCTCGTCGTACCGGATCCGCCCCCTTGGGCCGGAGGAGACGCTGTTCGAAATCTGGTCGCTGACCCGGATCCCGCCTGAGCAGGTCACCGGCAAACCGAGACCGCCGGAGGCCAAGGCGCCGGACGACCCGAGCTGGCCACCGATCCCCGCGCAAGACTTCTCCAACCTGCCCAGGCAGCAGAAAGGTTTGCACTCCAAGGGTTTCGAGTACATGCGGTTGTCTAATCAGATCGAAGGGCTGATCTCCAACTTCGAGCGCGTCGTCGACGGCTTCCTGGCCGGGCTGCCCTACGACAAGCTGGTGCCCGCGATTACGCAGACCAACACCACCATCGACGTGCCGATCGCCGATTTGGGCTTCACCGCGGGCGTTTCGGCGACACAATGA